A single Triticum dicoccoides isolate Atlit2015 ecotype Zavitan chromosome 2A, WEW_v2.0, whole genome shotgun sequence DNA region contains:
- the LOC119358981 gene encoding uncharacterized protein LOC119358981, producing MMSERRGEWEDYRTPHGLLMAVVMGAVVAGPLFVLDGGEALREALSELLGPVGLPLLPLGLVVLIRVLSSGYRLVDVLGFALGESLDAAYRSGRGSPVGVVLALLFFLLAVYYRSWSPFGGDDE from the coding sequence ATgatgtcggagaggagaggggagtGGGAGGACTACCGGACGCCGCACGGGCTGCTGATGGCGGTGGTGATGGGGGCGGTGGTGGCGGGGCCGCTGTTCGtcctggacggcggcgaggcgctGCGCGAGGCCCTGTCGGAGCTGCTCGGGCCCGTGGGGCTCCCGCTGCTGCCCCTTGGCCTCGTCGTCCTCATCCGCGTCCTCTCCTCCGGCTATCGGCTCGTCGACGTCCTCGGCTTCGCCCTGGGAGAGTCGCTCGACGCCGCCTACCGCTCCGGGCGGGGGTCGCCGGTGGGGGTCGTGCTCGCGCTGCTGTTCTTCCTGCTCGCGGTGTACTACAGGTCGTGGTCGCCGTTCGGCGGCGACGACGAGTAG